Proteins encoded within one genomic window of Nostoc sp. UHCC 0870:
- the cas1 gene encoding CRISPR-associated endonuclease Cas1, whose product MFTIEQLYFAWSQVRAGSRSAGVDGISVDLFAASVDEQLPILLRQLQQESYCPSPAKGFYLTKKSGGKRLVGIPTVRDRIVQRLLLEELYFPLEETFLDCSYAYRPGRNIQQAVQQLFSYYQYRSTWIIKADVAQFFDNLSWALLLTQLEALQLDSTILQLLEQQIKAGLIIAGKYINFGKGVLQGGILSGALANLYLTAFDKRCLGNGISLVRYGDDFAVACSSWSEANRALDLIIAWLGNLYLTLQPEKTQIFAPHEEFKFLGYRFANGHVYAPPPPEPKLNGEWLVNASGTPYFRPKERLFKFVSRPPKACDISKPANLPRAPISHLWQDSMTTLYITDQGAYLSAKNQQFQVFYQRELRMKIPVMRVTNIVLFGCCNVSHGAVSVALQRRIPIMYLSQKGRYFGRLQAEGMAKVEYLARQVECSQNPEFTRKQAEAIVWAKLHNSRNLLMRLNRRRNSQEIDDTPVLAAIKHLDVLMDKLFFAETMDALRGYEGQAATTYFQALGTLFVGKFQFEKRTKRPPKDPINSMMSLGYTLLSQNVHSFIQTVGLHTHFGNLHVPRDNHPALVSDLVEEWRAQLVDSLVAYLVNSEIFTIDDFTYPDERGGVYFQPHALKKFLKHWEEKLQSEITHTHTGQKLAYRRCIELQVREYIACLMGEVKVYRPMIWKM is encoded by the coding sequence ATGTTCACTATCGAACAACTGTATTTCGCTTGGAGTCAAGTCCGTGCGGGAAGTCGTAGTGCTGGTGTGGATGGAATTAGTGTTGATTTGTTTGCAGCTTCGGTTGATGAGCAGTTACCAATTCTACTACGCCAGTTACAACAGGAATCTTATTGTCCTAGTCCCGCTAAAGGATTTTATTTAACTAAAAAAAGTGGAGGTAAGCGGTTAGTTGGTATTCCCACTGTGCGAGATAGAATTGTGCAACGTCTGTTGTTAGAGGAGTTGTATTTTCCTCTGGAAGAAACTTTTCTTGATTGTAGTTACGCTTATCGTCCAGGGCGGAATATCCAACAAGCCGTACAGCAATTATTCTCTTATTATCAATATCGTTCTACTTGGATTATTAAAGCTGATGTTGCTCAGTTTTTTGATAATTTATCTTGGGCTTTGTTGTTAACTCAGTTGGAAGCTTTGCAGTTAGACAGTACCATTTTGCAGTTATTAGAACAGCAAATCAAAGCTGGTTTAATTATTGCTGGGAAGTACATTAATTTTGGTAAAGGTGTATTGCAAGGTGGAATACTTTCTGGTGCGTTAGCTAATTTGTATTTGACGGCTTTTGACAAAAGATGTCTTGGGAATGGAATTAGTTTAGTTAGGTATGGAGATGATTTTGCGGTGGCTTGTAGTAGTTGGTCGGAGGCTAACCGCGCTCTGGATTTAATCATAGCTTGGTTGGGCAATCTTTACCTGACTTTGCAACCAGAAAAAACTCAGATTTTTGCACCCCATGAGGAGTTTAAGTTTTTAGGCTATCGCTTTGCAAATGGTCATGTTTATGCACCGCCACCACCAGAACCTAAATTGAATGGGGAATGGTTGGTGAATGCTTCCGGTACGCCTTACTTTCGTCCCAAGGAAAGACTTTTTAAATTTGTTTCTCGTCCACCGAAAGCTTGTGATATCAGCAAGCCGGCGAATCTTCCTCGCGCACCTATTTCTCATCTTTGGCAGGATTCTATGACTACACTATATATAACGGATCAAGGTGCTTATTTGAGTGCCAAAAATCAGCAGTTTCAGGTTTTTTATCAACGGGAATTGCGGATGAAAATTCCTGTCATGCGCGTGACGAATATTGTCTTGTTTGGTTGTTGTAATGTTTCTCATGGTGCTGTGAGTGTAGCATTACAGCGACGGATTCCGATTATGTATTTGTCGCAGAAGGGACGATATTTTGGGAGGTTACAGGCGGAAGGGATGGCGAAGGTGGAATATTTGGCGCGTCAAGTTGAATGTTCCCAAAATCCTGAGTTTACTAGAAAGCAAGCTGAGGCTATAGTTTGGGCGAAGTTACATAACTCTCGAAATTTGTTGATGCGATTAAACCGTCGCCGCAATTCTCAAGAAATAGATGATACTCCTGTGTTAGCAGCCATTAAACATTTGGATGTTTTGATGGACAAATTGTTTTTTGCAGAAACTATGGATGCGTTACGGGGATATGAAGGACAAGCAGCAACTACATATTTTCAAGCATTAGGAACTTTATTTGTTGGGAAATTTCAATTTGAAAAACGGACTAAGCGTCCACCAAAAGACCCAATTAATAGTATGATGAGTTTGGGTTATACGCTGTTGAGTCAAAATGTGCATTCCTTTATTCAAACTGTAGGCTTACATACTCATTTTGGTAATTTGCACGTTCCGAGAGATAATCATCCGGCTTTGGTTAGTGATTTGGTTGAGGAATGGAGAGCGCAGTTAGTTGATTCTCTGGTTGCTTATCTGGTAAATTCGGAAATTTTTACAATTGATGATTTTACTTATCCAGATGAACGAGGAGGAGTATATTTTCAGCCTCATGCACTCAAAAAGTTTCTCAAGCATTGGGAGGAAAAGTTACAATCGGAGATCACACACACTCATACAGGGCAAAAATTGGCTTATCGTCGCTGTATTGAGTTGCAAGTACGAGAGTATATTGCTTGCTTGATGGGTGAGGTGAAGGTGTATCGACCGATGATTTGGAAAATGTAA
- a CDS encoding DUF4384 domain-containing protein has protein sequence MPKRTLTASPQGIEKAKYALLRKNWTQQTLADDVHVASWATISKFFNGIPISYNLFTEICTILELDWQDIAIPSNLDITTENPEQPLTPLAEIWQQLQSLGHPSEKMGLVLVKEETLGWSWQNKTIYEKSVSIGSKIRFEINLEHPGHLLLIQKDTSGSIWCFCPSCFAPQTYLNQGKTLLPQEDSPMKSFQIEGTPGKETIFAIITESTPILNWLPNENDEPLELTETHLSELCDFISRNSTCKIMYTEYEIK, from the coding sequence ATGCCAAAAAGGACATTAACAGCATCACCACAAGGTATTGAAAAAGCCAAGTATGCCTTATTACGTAAAAACTGGACTCAACAAACATTAGCTGATGATGTTCATGTAGCTTCTTGGGCAACTATTAGTAAATTTTTTAACGGTATACCAATTAGTTATAATCTTTTCACAGAAATCTGCACAATACTGGAATTAGACTGGCAAGATATCGCCATACCATCTAATTTAGATATCACAACAGAAAACCCAGAACAACCACTCACACCACTTGCAGAAATTTGGCAGCAACTGCAATCATTAGGTCATCCTAGTGAAAAAATGGGTTTAGTGTTAGTTAAAGAAGAAACACTGGGTTGGAGTTGGCAAAATAAAACTATTTATGAAAAGTCTGTATCAATAGGTAGTAAGATTCGCTTTGAAATTAATCTGGAACATCCAGGACATTTATTACTTATACAAAAAGATACATCAGGAAGTATTTGGTGTTTCTGTCCTTCGTGTTTTGCACCCCAGACATATTTAAATCAAGGTAAAACACTTTTACCACAAGAGGATTCACCAATGAAATCTTTTCAAATTGAAGGAACACCAGGTAAAGAAACAATTTTCGCAATCATCACAGAATCAACACCCATTTTAAATTGGCTACCGAATGAAAATGATGAACCATTAGAATTAACAGAAACTCATTTGAGTGAATTATGCGACTTTATTAGTCGCAATTCAACCTGTAAAATTATGTATACAGAATATGAAATCAAATGA
- a CDS encoding CHAT domain-containing protein, which produces MEEIINQLIQLNLEVVRLAGEGNLSQAMIIAQQAVDMGINQRCTDNSAYCDSVNNLAELYRIQGLYSQAKPLYLQVLDIRKKLFGVEHPDVAQSLNNLAALYYAQGNYTVAEELFLQALELWKICYGQEDFEIATTLNNLAEVYREQGLYFKAEQVHLETLSMRKSLFGDEHPDIAQSLTNLANIYILIGRYADAEKMQLETLAMKKQLLGDKHPDIAASLNNLGKLYDAQGRYLEAESKFWEALEISQNIFGDAHPDIANILSNIGGVYQDKGNYIAAEQKFLEVLAMNQCLLGNEHPDVAHSLDNLAELYLIQGKYLAAENKYLEAYDLRKRLLNAEHPDMAKSLSNLGLIYTYQGRYIEAGKQYLQALPILEKFRGKTHLSIANILTNMAGLYEEQGNYSEAEQKYLQALEIQKTSLGNEHPVIADTLHQIAALYRVQGRYLESEQVSIQSLGMRKRLLGERHPLIAASLNNLAVLYDDLTQYEQSESLLLAALEIVKDVFGNEHPHVASSMNNLAVIYDFQGRYQAAETLHLETLKLRKLLLGEEHIQIATSLNNLGELYFSLGRYPEAEHKYLETLAMRKRLLGDEHPDVAFSLNNLATLLTATHRPESALAYRVQASKINNKMIRNIFAFSSESDRLSFLQKIRKDFDLFLSLVYSHLYHSENAKLAAFDFILQRKALTASALAAQNAALNSRRYPQLQAQLRQLSNLNSQIIHLTFSEELTSYRENLAQLQAQYNYLQKQLALQVPEIQLSELNFDRQVIATALPPDSILLEFVRFDVFDFQAIPANDETQWYPSRYLVFVFKAGQPDTVEMVDLGAAATIDQLIQEFHLQASDYTQATLGWSKNSQAPALQIKTYHPQAAIQLSQALFAPIRDLVKDCRHLIIAPDSNLNLVPFQILPVDATGSRLLMDEHTISYLSVGREILRPQIQSSRNSISAPLIIADPDFDLKADSVSQEELTLTDVPTQQIPELLSTLTGKKLLRAPGTRLLGERVAKKLPDAQLYIGADALEIRLTKSLCPSIMLIATHGLFLPNSESKPVANKPNLLSMERLRTTKVNNPMMRSGLALAGANTWLSGGNIPKDAGKGFVFAQDIASLDLWGNELTVLCACDTARGDIQIGEGVFGLRRAFAVAGTKTLVMSLWPVPDKVTALLMERFFDNLQSSMGCMEALQEAQNYIRNMTVRELRQSALGLEVLKTLLDVEELLADSKINCQENDTPLKHPFYWGAWICQGENNTLAGKI; this is translated from the coding sequence ATGGAAGAAATTATTAACCAATTAATTCAACTCAACTTAGAAGTAGTCAGACTAGCTGGAGAGGGTAATTTATCACAAGCGATGATTATTGCTCAACAAGCTGTAGATATGGGAATAAATCAGCGATGCACTGATAATTCTGCATATTGCGATAGCGTCAATAATCTAGCTGAATTATACCGGATTCAAGGACTTTATTCTCAAGCCAAGCCTTTGTATTTACAAGTTTTAGATATTAGAAAAAAACTCTTTGGTGTAGAGCATCCTGATGTGGCTCAATCTTTAAATAATCTAGCAGCATTATATTATGCCCAAGGTAACTATACAGTAGCAGAAGAATTATTTTTACAAGCTTTGGAGTTGTGGAAAATATGTTATGGACAAGAAGATTTTGAAATTGCTACAACTTTAAACAATTTAGCAGAAGTTTATCGAGAACAAGGACTATATTTCAAAGCTGAACAAGTACATTTAGAAACTTTATCAATGCGAAAAAGCTTGTTTGGTGATGAACATCCAGACATTGCTCAATCCTTAACTAATTTAGCAAATATTTATATATTAATAGGACGCTATGCTGATGCAGAAAAAATGCAATTAGAAACATTGGCTATGAAAAAACAATTGTTGGGAGATAAACATCCTGATATTGCTGCTAGTCTAAATAATTTGGGAAAACTATATGATGCTCAAGGACGTTATTTAGAAGCTGAAAGCAAATTTTGGGAAGCATTAGAAATTTCTCAAAACATATTTGGTGATGCACATCCTGATATTGCGAATATCTTAAGTAATATAGGTGGTGTTTATCAGGATAAGGGAAATTATATAGCAGCCGAGCAGAAATTTTTAGAAGTGTTGGCAATGAATCAATGCTTACTAGGAAATGAACATCCCGATGTAGCTCATAGCTTAGATAATTTAGCAGAACTCTATCTCATTCAAGGCAAATATTTAGCGGCTGAGAATAAGTATCTAGAAGCCTATGATCTAAGAAAGCGTTTGTTGAATGCTGAACACCCTGATATGGCTAAAAGTTTAAGTAATTTAGGATTGATTTACACATATCAAGGACGCTATATAGAAGCCGGAAAACAATATTTACAAGCCTTACCAATCTTAGAAAAGTTCCGGGGAAAAACACATCTGTCTATTGCCAATATTTTAACTAATATGGCTGGACTTTATGAGGAACAAGGCAATTATTCGGAAGCTGAACAAAAATATCTGCAAGCTTTAGAAATTCAAAAAACCAGTTTAGGTAATGAACATCCTGTGATTGCTGATACTCTACATCAAATAGCAGCACTTTACCGGGTACAAGGACGATATTTAGAATCAGAACAAGTGAGTATACAGTCTTTAGGAATGAGGAAACGTCTATTAGGAGAAAGACATCCATTAATTGCAGCTAGTTTGAATAACTTAGCAGTGTTATATGATGATTTAACTCAATATGAGCAATCAGAGTCATTACTATTAGCCGCTTTAGAGATTGTAAAAGATGTGTTTGGTAATGAACATCCACACGTAGCTAGTAGTATGAATAACTTAGCTGTAATTTATGATTTTCAAGGGCGTTATCAAGCAGCAGAGACATTACATTTAGAAACATTAAAGTTAAGAAAGTTATTATTAGGTGAAGAACATATTCAAATTGCTACTAGTCTGAATAATTTAGGAGAATTATACTTTTCTTTGGGACGTTACCCAGAAGCCGAACACAAATATTTAGAAACTTTAGCAATGCGAAAACGCTTACTGGGAGATGAACATCCTGATGTGGCCTTTAGCTTAAATAATTTGGCTACGCTCTTGACTGCTACTCATCGTCCAGAGTCAGCTTTAGCATATCGTGTGCAGGCAAGTAAAATTAATAACAAGATGATTCGCAATATATTTGCGTTTAGTTCGGAAAGTGATCGCCTGTCCTTTTTACAAAAAATCAGAAAAGATTTTGACTTATTCCTCTCCCTAGTATACAGCCACCTATATCACTCAGAGAATGCCAAACTGGCTGCATTTGACTTCATACTACAGCGTAAAGCCCTGACTGCATCAGCTCTAGCGGCTCAAAACGCTGCACTTAATAGTAGACGCTATCCCCAACTACAAGCACAGCTACGCCAGTTGAGTAATTTAAACTCACAAATCATCCACTTGACTTTTTCTGAAGAGTTGACCAGTTACAGAGAAAATTTAGCACAATTACAAGCTCAATATAACTACTTACAAAAACAACTGGCTCTGCAAGTACCGGAAATTCAGTTATCTGAGCTAAACTTTGACCGTCAGGTAATAGCCACAGCATTACCACCTGACTCAATTTTACTAGAATTCGTCCGCTTTGATGTATTTGATTTTCAAGCCATCCCAGCAAATGACGAAACACAATGGTATCCATCCCGATACTTGGTCTTTGTCTTCAAAGCTGGACAACCAGATACAGTAGAGATGGTAGACTTGGGAGCAGCCGCAACCATTGACCAACTGATTCAAGAATTCCACTTACAAGCATCCGACTATACCCAGGCGACATTAGGCTGGAGTAAAAATAGTCAAGCTCCTGCACTACAAATTAAAACTTATCATCCCCAAGCAGCGATTCAACTTAGTCAAGCATTGTTTGCACCCATTCGGGATTTAGTCAAAGATTGCAGACATTTAATTATTGCACCGGACAGTAACTTAAACTTAGTACCATTTCAGATATTACCTGTTGATGCTACTGGTTCGCGTCTATTAATGGATGAGCATACTATCAGTTATCTTAGTGTGGGTAGAGAAATTCTGCGTCCTCAAATCCAGTCATCAAGAAACTCTATATCTGCACCACTAATTATTGCTGATCCTGATTTTGATTTAAAAGCAGATTCAGTCTCGCAAGAGGAACTGACTTTAACTGATGTACCTACACAGCAAATACCAGAATTACTTAGCACTCTCACAGGTAAAAAATTGCTTCGCGCTCCTGGTACGCGGTTGTTAGGTGAAAGGGTGGCGAAAAAACTCCCAGATGCACAATTATATATAGGTGCAGACGCGCTAGAAATACGCCTGACAAAAAGCCTGTGTCCTAGTATCATGCTGATTGCTACCCACGGTTTATTTTTACCTAATTCTGAGTCCAAACCAGTCGCTAATAAACCTAACCTATTGAGTATGGAACGTCTGCGAACAACTAAGGTAAACAATCCCATGATGCGTTCTGGATTAGCTCTAGCAGGTGCTAATACTTGGCTATCTGGCGGAAATATCCCCAAAGATGCAGGTAAAGGTTTTGTGTTTGCTCAAGATATCGCCAGTTTGGATTTATGGGGTAATGAACTGACAGTTCTTTGTGCTTGTGATACTGCTAGAGGCGACATTCAAATTGGTGAAGGTGTGTTTGGATTACGTCGCGCTTTTGCAGTAGCGGGGACAAAAACTTTGGTGATGAGTTTATGGCCTGTTCCTGACAAAGTGACTGCTTTACTTATGGAGCGTTTCTTTGATAATTTGCAGTCTAGTATGGGTTGTATGGAAGCTTTACAAGAGGCGCAAAATTATATACGTAACATGACAGTTCGAGAATTACGACAGTCTGCTTTAGGTTTAGAAGTATTAAAAACATTGTTAGATGTAGAAGAATTACTTGCAGATAGTAAAATTAACTGCCAAGAAAATGATACACCTCTAAAGCATCCTTTTTACTGGGGAGCATGGATTTGTCAAGGGGAAAACAATACTCTGGCGGGAAAAATTTAA
- a CDS encoding SitI3 family protein yields the protein MALSYGLELETDLSPKQVLQILSQKLDLKWQQETLHGSGVMINSHIEDEDNQLLFAEKLGYKPSVFVGFRVNPNQDFEEGMRTMIRACMNLLTQIKGNAVLLFNYETIVFQRINHELIFNQEMREPWIDAEMTNLNTPYKLQSLVSPLL from the coding sequence ATGGCTTTAAGCTATGGATTAGAACTGGAGACTGATTTATCACCAAAGCAAGTATTACAAATACTATCTCAAAAGCTTGATTTAAAATGGCAACAAGAAACTTTACATGGGTCAGGGGTGATGATAAATTCACATATAGAGGATGAAGACAATCAACTACTTTTTGCTGAAAAACTTGGTTATAAACCATCTGTATTCGTTGGTTTTCGTGTTAATCCCAATCAAGATTTTGAGGAAGGAATGCGTACAATGATTCGAGCCTGTATGAATTTGCTCACACAAATCAAGGGAAATGCTGTGCTGCTTTTCAATTATGAAACTATTGTTTTCCAACGCATCAATCACGAATTAATCTTTAATCAAGAAATGCGTGAACCTTGGATTGACGCAGAAATGACTAATCTGAACACCCCATATAAACTACAATCTTTAGTATCCCCATTGCTGTAA
- a CDS encoding WYL domain-containing protein, producing the protein MPTAIIKNQVSTKTDSKAIPTAVYAHFLIGTPGSGKSTFAKLISSLGNCEIISTDDIREELYGDATIQGEWHKIEDIAIHRICTVLSEGKSVVYDATNFKRCFRMDFLLKVNAQVAQWELTQPNWIGWYLQTPLSTCIEWNQQRQRQVPSNIIESMYKLLQDFPPITGEGFAAVNKIDVTTPKFSLHQIAKLIAGVPRQIVNFQNRHANITPHRYGHLLDFERLMYLIFLIINYPGIGEFHLTKPELLENILGYIPNFTNSLEEITSMMTKLRGAVYAKEDAIAADLKWLETQGIINATFPITNENAQEFDSDELISLSAVHSYSDKQVFERLIGTIRFILHYPFLANVGGGSLETMTKYLAQAGVIYNPNSEKATIRKDIEKVLKPYKILPEFPMRSGYFAGTSILSKPELIKVFDIIQSHANSLNDPQALAIYETFKQRLLQTHIIENTENVYPVRAIANSSIIDPKHLHSSALSNNLAQLETAIVEGRILELKRLVGVGRYPGDEQDFFLAYPLQIVFSNLAWYLGYECVSGETSGLLRFERLDRLFLGRQQTKQRSQEEQEKTLQKLQKLFKAGAGMHLGNSTTDQKLFLSADLNKRMQVCVTVELWFSDRIYPFITEGTKRFAQMKMSPPIHKITTNLPESLFCLQKTGDRNFPHRFQATFPKWTLDDFDLWRWIVGFGAGVKVVTPEDLVQRVKTIGEGILGNYDS; encoded by the coding sequence ATGCCAACTGCCATAATCAAGAATCAAGTATCAACTAAAACCGACTCAAAAGCGATACCTACGGCGGTCTATGCTCATTTTCTCATTGGGACACCAGGAAGCGGTAAATCTACCTTCGCGAAACTCATATCTAGCTTGGGAAATTGTGAAATCATCTCGACTGACGACATCCGCGAAGAGTTATATGGTGATGCGACAATTCAAGGGGAATGGCATAAAATTGAAGACATTGCCATTCACCGTATTTGTACTGTATTGAGCGAAGGTAAAAGTGTAGTCTATGATGCTACCAATTTTAAGCGTTGTTTTCGCATGGACTTTTTACTCAAAGTCAACGCCCAAGTTGCTCAATGGGAATTAACTCAACCCAACTGGATTGGTTGGTACTTACAAACTCCCCTTTCAACTTGCATTGAATGGAATCAACAACGCCAACGCCAAGTTCCCTCAAATATTATTGAGAGTATGTATAAGCTGCTGCAAGATTTTCCGCCCATTACTGGAGAAGGATTCGCCGCAGTCAATAAAATTGATGTTACTACACCCAAATTTTCGCTACACCAAATTGCTAAACTAATTGCAGGTGTTCCCCGTCAAATTGTCAATTTCCAAAATCGTCATGCAAATATCACACCCCACCGTTATGGTCATCTGTTAGATTTTGAGCGTTTGATGTATTTGATATTCTTAATCATTAACTATCCTGGGATTGGTGAATTCCACCTAACTAAACCTGAATTATTAGAAAATATTCTCGGATATATTCCTAATTTTACTAATTCCCTGGAAGAGATTACTAGCATGATGACTAAATTGCGGGGTGCAGTTTACGCCAAGGAAGATGCTATAGCGGCGGATTTGAAATGGCTGGAAACTCAAGGAATTATTAATGCGACTTTCCCTATTACCAATGAAAATGCTCAAGAATTTGATAGTGATGAATTGATATCTTTAAGTGCAGTACACTCTTACTCAGACAAACAAGTTTTTGAGCGTTTAATCGGTACAATCCGCTTTATTCTCCACTATCCTTTTTTAGCTAACGTGGGTGGTGGTAGCTTGGAAACTATGACTAAATATCTTGCACAAGCTGGGGTAATTTACAACCCTAATAGCGAAAAAGCTACAATTCGTAAAGATATTGAAAAAGTTTTAAAACCTTATAAAATCTTACCGGAATTTCCTATGCGTAGTGGTTATTTTGCGGGTACAAGTATCCTTTCTAAACCAGAATTAATTAAGGTATTTGATATTATCCAATCCCATGCCAATAGTTTAAATGACCCCCAGGCTTTAGCAATCTACGAAACCTTTAAGCAGCGTTTGTTACAAACACATATTATTGAAAATACTGAAAATGTTTATCCAGTACGGGCGATCGCTAATAGTTCCATCATAGACCCCAAGCATCTCCATAGTAGCGCGTTAAGTAATAATCTTGCCCAATTAGAGACGGCGATTGTAGAAGGACGCATTTTGGAGCTAAAACGGTTGGTGGGTGTGGGTAGATACCCAGGGGATGAACAAGATTTTTTCTTAGCGTATCCATTGCAAATAGTTTTCTCGAATTTGGCTTGGTACTTGGGTTATGAGTGCGTCAGTGGTGAAACTTCTGGTTTATTGCGGTTTGAACGTCTGGATAGACTATTTTTAGGTAGACAACAAACGAAGCAACGTAGTCAGGAAGAACAAGAAAAGACGTTACAAAAGTTACAAAAATTATTTAAAGCTGGTGCAGGTATGCACTTGGGAAACAGCACCACTGACCAAAAACTGTTTCTCAGTGCTGATTTGAATAAGCGAATGCAAGTCTGCGTGACTGTGGAACTCTGGTTTAGCGATCGCATTTATCCTTTTATTACCGAGGGGACAAAACGGTTTGCACAGATGAAAATGTCGCCACCAATTCACAAGATTACAACTAATTTACCAGAGTCATTGTTTTGTTTGCAGAAAACCGGCGATCGCAATTTCCCCCATCGTTTTCAAGCCACATTTCCCAAGTGGACTTTAGACGATTTTGACTTGTGGCGATGGATTGTTGGTTTTGGCGCAGGGGTGAAGGTGGTAACTCCAGAAGATTTGGTGCAGAGGGTGAAGACAATAGGAGAAGGAATTTTAGGTAATTACGACAGTTGA
- a CDS encoding RNA-guided endonuclease InsQ/TnpB family protein yields MYYAMLPHLKRSCQMLLSIKTKLKLSQEQKIIMSKHAGIARFTYNWGLATWNSFVKDGLKPNKYLLKKFFNNHVKPEFTWIKEKGICQKITQYSFDNLGSAFGRFFSGKSGYPNFKKKGKHDSFTIDASGQTIPVGGTSIKLPTIGWVKTHESLPHTTCKSITISRIADSWYISFAYEQENEITQKQHQVVGVDLGVKELATLSTGVVFPNPKYYQANLRKLKRLSRKLSQKVKGSNNRHKTKLKLARHHARVANLRNNTLHQITTFLCKNHAKIVVEDLNVSGMLSNHKLSQVIADCGFYEFKRQLEYKAKKFGCEIIIADRWYPSSKTCSNCGHIQDMPLKERTYNCGSCGHSMDRDLNAAINLSRLAKP; encoded by the coding sequence GTGTATTATGCCATGCTCCCACATTTGAAAAGGTCGTGTCAAATGCTTTTATCTATCAAAACAAAGCTCAAACTAAGTCAAGAGCAAAAAATAATCATGAGTAAGCACGCGGGAATTGCGAGATTTACTTATAATTGGGGTCTTGCTACTTGGAATAGCTTTGTTAAAGATGGATTAAAGCCTAACAAATACCTGCTCAAAAAATTCTTTAACAATCACGTAAAACCTGAATTTACATGGATTAAAGAAAAGGGAATTTGTCAGAAAATAACTCAATACTCTTTTGATAATTTAGGTTCAGCATTTGGCAGGTTCTTTTCTGGCAAGAGTGGTTATCCTAATTTCAAAAAGAAAGGTAAACATGATTCTTTTACTATAGATGCTAGCGGTCAAACTATTCCTGTAGGCGGGACATCCATTAAGTTACCTACAATTGGATGGGTAAAAACTCATGAAAGTTTACCACATACAACTTGTAAATCAATCACTATATCTCGAATTGCTGATAGTTGGTATATTTCTTTTGCTTACGAGCAGGAAAATGAAATAACTCAAAAGCAGCACCAAGTTGTAGGTGTTGATTTAGGGGTGAAAGAATTAGCTACATTATCAACTGGGGTAGTATTTCCTAACCCAAAATACTATCAAGCTAATTTAAGAAAGCTCAAAAGACTTTCTAGAAAACTTTCTCAAAAAGTTAAAGGCTCTAACAATAGACATAAAACCAAACTTAAACTAGCCAGACATCATGCTAGGGTCGCAAATCTCAGAAATAATACTCTTCATCAAATTACTACTTTCTTATGTAAAAACCACGCAAAAATAGTAGTAGAAGATTTAAATGTTTCTGGGATGTTATCTAACCATAAATTGTCCCAAGTCATTGCTGATTGCGGTTTCTATGAGTTCAAAAGGCAGTTGGAATATAAAGCTAAAAAGTTTGGTTGTGAAATAATTATTGCAGATCGTTGGTATCCATCCAGTAAAACCTGTTCAAATTGTGGTCATATTCAAGATATGCCACTCAAAGAAAGAACCTATAACTGTGGTAGTTGTGGTCATTCAATGGATAGAGATTTAAACGCCGCAATTAATTTATCGAGGTTGGCTAAACCTTGA